From one Flavobacteriales bacterium genomic stretch:
- a CDS encoding inorganic phosphate transporter, whose product MTLLIVIIALALIFDYINGFHDAANSIATIVSTKVLTPVQAVIWAAAFNFIAFFIFSDHHVANTVAKTVHEEFITLRVVLAGLIAAIAWNLLTWWYGIPSSSSHTLIGGFAGAALAGAGFDLGSVNLSKIGLVAAFILLAPVVGMIISIFITLVTLVSKLWLRLLIIALATAITSIFILKNNDLRIGLALFSLVFMLTYAVDLSKAPSALRTSNLYKRLQLLSSAAFSIGHGGNDAQKVMGIIMVAMVASGQAEGLDHMPAWIPLACYSAIGLGTLSGGWKIVKTMGTRITKVSPLEGVCAESAGAMTLYMTEQMGIPVSTTHTITGSIIGVGTTKRVSAVRWGVTVRLLWAWILTIPVSAVLAALAWWVCGLFGME is encoded by the coding sequence ATGACGCTGCTCATCGTGATCATCGCGTTAGCGCTGATCTTCGACTACATCAACGGCTTCCACGACGCGGCGAACTCCATCGCCACGATCGTCAGCACCAAGGTGCTCACGCCCGTGCAGGCCGTGATCTGGGCCGCGGCCTTCAACTTCATCGCCTTCTTCATCTTCAGCGACCATCACGTCGCGAACACGGTGGCCAAGACGGTGCACGAGGAATTCATCACCCTGCGCGTGGTGCTCGCGGGCCTCATCGCCGCCATCGCCTGGAACCTGCTCACCTGGTGGTACGGCATCCCCAGCAGCAGTTCGCACACCCTCATCGGCGGATTCGCAGGGGCCGCTTTGGCCGGCGCTGGCTTCGACCTGGGCAGCGTGAACCTCTCCAAGATCGGACTGGTGGCCGCGTTCATCCTCCTGGCCCCGGTGGTCGGTATGATCATCAGCATCTTCATCACGCTGGTCACCCTCGTGAGCAAGCTCTGGCTGCGCCTGCTCATCATCGCCCTGGCCACGGCCATCACCAGCATCTTCATCCTGAAGAACAATGATCTGCGCATCGGCCTGGCGCTGTTCTCGCTCGTGTTCATGCTCACCTATGCCGTTGACCTGAGCAAGGCACCCAGCGCGCTGCGCACGTCCAACCTCTACAAACGGCTGCAACTGCTGAGTTCCGCTGCGTTCAGCATCGGCCACGGCGGCAACGATGCGCAGAAGGTGATGGGCATCATCATGGTGGCCATGGTGGCCAGCGGACAGGCAGAGGGCCTCGATCACATGCCGGCCTGGATCCCGCTCGCCTGCTATTCCGCCATCGGCCTGGGCACGCTCAGCGGCGGCTGGAAGATCGTGAAGACCATGGGCACGCGCATCACCAAGGTGAGCCCGCTCGAAGGCGTGTGCGCCGAGAGCGCCGGTGCCATGACGCTCTACATGACCGAGCAGATGGGCATCCCCGTGAGCACCACGCACACCATCACCGGCAGCATCATCGGCGTGGGCACCACCAAGCGCGTGAGCGCCGTGCGCTGGGGCGTGACCGTGCGCCTGCTCTGGGCCTGGATCCTCACCATCCCGGTGAGCGCTGTGCTCGCGGCCCTGGCCTGGTGGGTGTGCGGCCTCTTCGGCATGGAGTAG
- a CDS encoding DUF47 family protein: MALDQLLSIFKPRDRVFFYHFEASAANVLKMSEDLMAIMQTEPGSQRTALLERLEIAERANDDLTHTIFTDLARNFITPIDREDIHSLATSLDDVADFILASAKNLELFGIGKPDQTCSELARLVNEGAHIVQLAVQNLRRMHKSNAHMEFVVQINSMENQADEVYDRAIQKLFANEKDPIALIKLRDLYSTLELATDKCEDVGNVLESIMLKYA, encoded by the coding sequence ATGGCGCTCGACCAACTCCTGAGCATCTTCAAGCCACGAGACCGCGTGTTCTTCTACCATTTCGAGGCCAGTGCCGCGAACGTGCTCAAGATGAGCGAGGACCTGATGGCCATCATGCAAACCGAGCCGGGCTCACAGCGCACCGCCTTGCTGGAGCGGCTCGAGATCGCCGAGCGCGCCAACGACGACCTCACGCACACCATCTTCACCGACCTGGCGCGCAACTTCATCACGCCGATCGACCGGGAAGACATCCACAGCCTGGCCACCAGCCTCGACGACGTGGCCGACTTCATCCTGGCCAGCGCCAAGAACCTCGAGCTCTTCGGCATCGGCAAGCCCGACCAGACCTGTTCCGAGCTGGCCCGACTGGTGAACGAGGGTGCTCACATCGTGCAGCTGGCCGTGCAGAACCTCCGGCGCATGCATAAGAGCAATGCCCACATGGAATTCGTGGTGCAGATCAACAGCATGGAGAATCAGGCCGATGAGGTCTATGACCGGGCCATCCAGAAGCTCTTCGCCAATGAGAAGGATCCCATCGCGCTGATCAAGCTGCGCGACCTGTACAGCACCTTGGAATTGGCCACGGACAAGTGCGAGGACGTGGGCAATGTGCTCGAGTCCATCATGCTCAAGTACGCCTGA
- a CDS encoding MBL fold metallo-hydrolase, giving the protein MAITFHGAAGTVTGSKHLLELTRTDGSTARVLLDCGMFQGEALANSNGKDRNRRFGFDPESIDAVVLSHAHIDHSGLLPRLVAEGFKGTIWSTPATRDLCAIMLEDSARIQEYDFTDAVRRAEKRGKAAPTEGPLYTVDDVQPAMALFQTAAYQERIEVLPGIELTYSDAGHILGSAAVHLSIDDGERSLRLSFTGDVGRYVDRLLPAPAPFPQADAIICESTYGDRDHADIAEAEDELLRHVTEVCVKRRGRLIIPAFSIGKTQEILYTLNALSNAGRLPRVPVFVDSPLAISATDIVRRHAALFRPEVREELHRDPDLFSFPGVSFVRESEQSKRLNGSKEPCIIISASGMMEAGRVRHHLLHALPNADNAVLAVGFCAPGTLGHELLNGAREVRIFGEHVPVNAEVLRMEFYSAHGDRKELLHYLECQDPARVRTLFLVHGEEGPRTALAGEFRQRGFADVKLPKLRERFEL; this is encoded by the coding sequence ATCGCAATCACCTTTCACGGCGCCGCCGGAACCGTTACCGGAAGCAAGCACCTGCTTGAACTCACACGCACCGATGGCAGCACCGCCCGCGTGCTGCTCGATTGCGGCATGTTCCAGGGCGAGGCCCTCGCGAACAGCAATGGGAAGGACCGCAACCGGCGCTTCGGCTTCGATCCAGAATCGATTGATGCCGTGGTGCTGAGCCATGCGCACATCGATCACAGCGGCCTGCTGCCCCGATTGGTGGCCGAGGGCTTCAAAGGCACCATCTGGAGCACGCCGGCCACCCGCGACCTCTGCGCCATCATGCTCGAGGACAGCGCGCGGATCCAGGAATACGACTTCACGGATGCGGTGCGACGCGCGGAGAAGCGCGGCAAGGCCGCTCCCACCGAAGGACCGCTGTACACCGTGGACGATGTGCAGCCCGCCATGGCGCTCTTCCAAACGGCGGCCTATCAGGAGCGCATCGAGGTCTTGCCCGGCATCGAGCTCACCTATTCCGATGCCGGGCATATCCTGGGAAGCGCGGCCGTGCACCTATCCATCGACGATGGCGAGCGCAGCCTGCGCCTCTCCTTCACCGGCGATGTGGGCCGATACGTGGACCGCTTACTGCCTGCGCCTGCACCTTTCCCGCAGGCCGATGCGATCATCTGCGAGAGCACCTACGGCGACCGCGACCATGCCGACATCGCCGAAGCCGAGGATGAACTGCTGCGGCACGTCACTGAGGTCTGCGTGAAGCGTCGCGGGCGATTGATCATCCCGGCGTTCAGCATCGGCAAGACCCAGGAGATCCTGTACACCCTGAACGCGCTCAGCAACGCCGGCCGCTTGCCGCGCGTCCCGGTCTTCGTGGACAGCCCCTTGGCCATCAGCGCCACTGATATCGTCCGCCGGCATGCTGCGCTCTTCCGGCCCGAAGTGCGCGAGGAATTGCATCGCGACCCCGACCTCTTCTCCTTTCCCGGAGTATCGTTCGTAAGGGAATCGGAGCAGAGCAAGCGCCTGAACGGATCGAAGGAGCCCTGCATCATCATCAGCGCCAGCGGCATGATGGAGGCCGGCCGCGTGCGCCACCACTTGCTCCATGCCCTGCCGAATGCGGACAACGCCGTGCTGGCGGTGGGCTTCTGCGCACCGGGAACACTCGGTCACGAACTGCTCAATGGCGCGCGCGAGGTGCGGATCTTCGGTGAGCATGTGCCGGTGAATGCCGAGGTGCTGCGCATGGAATTCTACAGCGCGCACGGCGACCGCAAGGAATTGCTCCATTATCTCGAATGCCAGGACCCCGCTCGCGTGCGCACCCTCTTCCTGGTGCATGGCGAGGAAGGGCCGCGCACGGCCTTGGCCGGGGAATTCAGGCAACGCGGCTTCGCTGACGTGAAGCTGCCGAAGCTTCGCGAGCGGTTCGAGCTGTGA
- a CDS encoding nucleotidyltransferase family protein — MPTVHNRAELLQALQANATQIQGYGVARLGVFGSFARDAATPHSDVDLFVEFAPERKTLKNLVGLSRFLESQLGRKVELVTPASLNAFIGKHILQEVQYVALAA, encoded by the coding sequence ATGCCCACCGTGCACAACCGCGCTGAGTTGCTCCAGGCCTTGCAGGCCAACGCTACGCAGATACAAGGCTATGGTGTTGCGCGACTCGGCGTATTCGGCTCATTTGCGCGTGATGCCGCCACCCCGCACAGCGATGTGGACCTCTTCGTGGAGTTCGCACCTGAGCGCAAGACCTTGAAGAACCTGGTGGGCCTATCGCGCTTCTTAGAGTCCCAGTTGGGCCGCAAGGTGGAGCTGGTCACGCCCGCTTCGCTGAATGCCTTCATCGGCAAGCACATCCTGCAAGAAGTGCAATATGTCGCCCTCGCTGCTTGA
- a CDS encoding porin: MLLAVPALLFAQNERDEAPLIDVRNGLSFSKDSVFALNLRFRMQSRAGITTAGGDDLSVDAVDLRIRRLRLRLDGHVLARKLRYYVQLNFSRADLDLEGDVIAQPLRDALVYYYFNPNLYVGFGQGKLPGNRQRVISSGNQQFPDRSIANAAFTLDRDVGMFAYWTIPLGEQLVQLKGALTSGEGRGALVGNNGICYTSRLEWLPFGAFANSGDFSEGDLEMESRPRLSVAAGYSYNDGAMRTGGQLGTELFAPTDIGTFIADAVLKYQGWALSAEAFQRDSDRPITTSEAGAVRFVTAGQGLNVQLSKHFRSHWEIASRYTIVRPTGEVTLLRARTEESLLGINRYLNGHRIKLQWYAGYRWIDGMAAFDHNGNSWTTLFQVEFGI, translated from the coding sequence ATGCTGCTCGCTGTGCCTGCCTTGCTGTTCGCTCAGAACGAGCGAGACGAGGCTCCTTTGATCGATGTGCGCAATGGCCTTTCATTCTCCAAGGATTCGGTATTCGCCCTGAACTTGCGCTTCCGCATGCAGAGCCGTGCGGGAATCACTACCGCAGGCGGTGACGACTTGAGCGTGGATGCCGTGGATCTGCGCATCCGCAGGCTCCGGCTCCGGCTCGACGGCCACGTGCTCGCGCGTAAGCTCCGGTACTATGTGCAACTCAATTTCAGCCGCGCGGACTTGGACCTGGAGGGGGATGTGATCGCTCAGCCCCTGCGCGACGCCTTGGTTTACTACTACTTCAACCCGAACTTGTATGTGGGCTTCGGGCAGGGCAAGCTGCCTGGCAATCGCCAACGGGTGATCAGCTCCGGCAATCAGCAGTTCCCCGACCGTTCCATCGCCAATGCAGCTTTCACCTTGGACCGTGATGTGGGCATGTTCGCATACTGGACCATCCCCCTCGGTGAGCAGCTCGTTCAACTGAAAGGCGCGCTGACCAGCGGCGAGGGAAGGGGCGCGCTGGTGGGCAACAATGGCATCTGCTACACCAGCCGTTTGGAGTGGTTGCCGTTCGGGGCATTCGCGAACAGCGGCGACTTCAGCGAGGGCGATCTGGAGATGGAATCGCGCCCGAGGCTCTCGGTGGCAGCGGGTTATTCGTACAACGATGGCGCTATGCGAACGGGCGGCCAATTGGGGACGGAGCTCTTCGCGCCAACGGATATAGGCACCTTCATCGCCGATGCGGTCCTCAAGTATCAAGGTTGGGCGCTGTCTGCCGAAGCTTTCCAGCGCGACAGCGACAGGCCAATAACCACCAGTGAAGCGGGCGCGGTGCGCTTCGTGACCGCTGGACAAGGGCTGAATGTGCAATTGAGCAAGCATTTCCGCAGCCACTGGGAAATCGCATCGCGCTACACCATTGTCCGGCCTACCGGCGAAGTGACCTTACTGCGCGCTCGCACCGAGGAGTCCCTGCTCGGGATCAATCGCTACCTCAACGGCCATCGTATCAAGCTGCAGTGGTACGCAGGCTACCGCTGGATTGATGGCATGGCCGCCTTCGATCACAATGGGAACAGTTGGACCACCTTGTTCCAAGTTGAGTTCGGGATCTGA
- a CDS encoding C40 family peptidase: MVTQWLFGETAQVVDTEGNWSRLRFDHDGYEGWVDQKQLAPCPTPNFDPDLRVIDQSTIVDLGERQVPLTYGAVLPFYEEGTILWGKHRVPVQAVTNHKPDLERAELLELYMHPFLGAPYLWGGRTPWGVDCSGLVQMIFILMGIYLPRDAGQQAEEGDMVELLDLCEPGDLAFFDNAEGRITHVGIVLTRNEDDDLRIIHSSGRVRIDKLDQQGIYNAEEARYTHKLRLMRRVL; this comes from the coding sequence ATGGTCACCCAATGGCTCTTCGGCGAGACCGCGCAAGTGGTGGACACCGAAGGCAACTGGAGCCGTTTGCGATTCGACCACGACGGGTATGAAGGCTGGGTGGACCAGAAGCAGCTCGCCCCCTGCCCCACGCCCAACTTCGATCCCGACCTGCGCGTGATCGATCAGAGCACCATCGTTGATCTCGGCGAGCGGCAAGTGCCCCTCACCTATGGCGCCGTGCTGCCGTTCTACGAGGAGGGCACGATCCTCTGGGGCAAGCATCGCGTGCCGGTTCAGGCCGTCACCAACCACAAGCCCGATCTGGAGCGCGCCGAGCTGCTCGAGCTCTACATGCATCCCTTCCTCGGGGCGCCCTACCTCTGGGGCGGCCGCACGCCATGGGGCGTCGATTGCAGCGGGCTCGTCCAGATGATCTTCATCCTCATGGGGATCTACCTGCCGCGCGATGCGGGCCAGCAGGCCGAGGAGGGCGACATGGTGGAGCTGCTTGACCTGTGCGAGCCCGGCGACCTGGCTTTCTTCGACAACGCTGAGGGACGCATCACGCACGTGGGGATCGTCCTCACCCGCAATGAGGACGACGACCTTCGCATCATCCACAGCAGCGGTCGGGTGCGCATCGATAAGCTCGATCAACAGGGCATCTACAACGCCGAGGAGGCGCGCTACACGCACAAGCTGCGGCTGATGCGACGGGTGCTCTGA
- a CDS encoding GlmU family protein, producing MAIILSDAGHHAHLLPLTFTRPVAQLRPGILRISEGWQLRSELPIGYRTESYLQAGFPLLAGEGPRYEVDGTLFPTDDLVEAVLDLKPGEALVKDGRALAFGIAGSEAPDAAAWSNPPAYEQQVPFAGEVISFTRPWHLFQQCGQAIAHDFQLLTEGRRSQPLSALNTVLGDPSLIFLEEGAVCEASILNTKGGPIYIGRGAEVMEGCLLRGPIALGNHAQLKMGAKVYGPSAFGPECRVGGEVNNSVMFGFSNKGHDGFLGNSVLGEWCNLGADTNNSNLKNTYGEVKVYSHAEGQEVGTGLQFCGLFMGDHSKSGINTMFNTGTAVGVSANVFGGGFPPKRIPSFAWGGADGLDTYDIERAIDAAKRVLARRDQVLTAPAEAILRHVFALEQGGG from the coding sequence ATGGCGATCATCCTTTCCGACGCGGGCCATCACGCGCACCTGCTGCCCCTCACCTTCACGCGTCCGGTGGCGCAGCTGCGCCCCGGCATCCTGCGCATCAGCGAGGGCTGGCAATTGCGCAGCGAGCTGCCCATCGGCTATCGCACGGAGAGCTACCTGCAGGCGGGCTTCCCCTTGCTCGCCGGTGAAGGCCCGCGCTATGAAGTGGACGGCACCTTGTTCCCCACGGATGATCTGGTGGAAGCCGTGCTGGATCTGAAGCCGGGCGAAGCGCTGGTCAAGGACGGTCGCGCCCTGGCCTTCGGCATCGCCGGGAGTGAAGCGCCGGATGCCGCCGCTTGGTCGAACCCGCCGGCCTATGAGCAGCAAGTCCCATTCGCGGGTGAGGTGATCTCCTTCACGCGGCCCTGGCATCTCTTCCAGCAGTGCGGCCAAGCCATCGCGCACGACTTCCAACTGCTCACCGAAGGAAGGCGATCACAGCCGCTGAGCGCCTTGAATACGGTGCTCGGTGACCCCTCGCTCATCTTCCTGGAAGAAGGCGCCGTGTGCGAGGCGAGCATCCTCAATACCAAGGGAGGCCCCATCTACATCGGTCGCGGCGCGGAAGTGATGGAGGGCTGCTTGCTACGCGGACCCATCGCGCTGGGCAATCACGCCCAACTGAAGATGGGCGCGAAGGTCTATGGCCCATCAGCCTTCGGGCCCGAATGCCGCGTGGGCGGCGAGGTGAACAACAGCGTCATGTTCGGCTTCAGCAACAAGGGCCACGATGGCTTCCTCGGCAATAGCGTGCTGGGCGAATGGTGCAACCTGGGCGCCGACACCAACAACAGCAACCTGAAGAACACCTATGGCGAGGTGAAGGTGTACAGCCACGCCGAAGGCCAGGAGGTGGGCACGGGCCTGCAGTTCTGCGGGCTCTTCATGGGCGATCACAGCAAGAGCGGCATCAACACCATGTTCAATACGGGCACGGCGGTGGGCGTATCGGCCAACGTATTCGGCGGCGGCTTTCCGCCCAAGCGCATCCCCTCGTTCGCATGGGGCGGGGCCGATGGCCTCGATACCTACGACATCGAGCGGGCCATCGATGCCGCCAAACGCGTGCTGGCGCGTCGCGATCAAGTGCTCACCGCGCCAGCCGAAGCCATCCTGCGGCATGTGTTCGCGCTGGAGCAGGGCGGGGGCTGA
- a CDS encoding TonB-dependent receptor: protein MMLIALAGHLMAQVQTQSVRGTIVDADTRQPLIGATVILIGSDPLIGATTDLDGRFMLEKVPAGRIALQVRMLGYEEQTLANLLVNSAKELVLDVRLQESLVKLEEVEVSGKKGHGEVRNDMAVMSARKISVEETSRIAGGINDPARMVTVFPGVSGDPTGNNTIIVRGNSPKGVLWRLEGMEIPNPNHFADDGTTGGPINVLNSDVVDNSDFYTGAFAAEYGNVTSAVFDMKLRDGNDRKREYTLKAGVLGTDLTAEGPVPGVQGGSYLANYRYSTLSLLDQAGIVDYQGVPKYTDAAFKLKLPTAKAGTFSLFGIGGRSSIDQKEESELGDTLFATAQYGSRMGVAGITHTLLLGSNNFLYTTASLSGNGSGVDYFESPAPGESPLVMRHETDFARTTLRASTTLNTRINASHKLRTGVIFSLDRFRMYANTFDRADSVMKVNLDQRGEATTVQAFTSWKWRWNEQWSLTSGVHFLHYALNGASSVEPRAALRYQRTPARAFTFGAGLHSKTESLMNHLVRTTDAEGRTVQRNRGLGLSRAAHVVLGYEQLITEDVQFKAEAYHQYLYSQPVEDAAGSAFWLGNTQEWYTDKPLVSKGIGYNAGVEISIEKFFTRGWHALATLSVFESRYRAADGTWYNARFGLGAVANALAGKEWKVGKADKDKVLTTGARYSVQGGQWQTPLDAEASIAAGYELESTALMSFKGDPIHKLDLVLAYRVGRAKVSHEFKADVQNVLNAQTVVYSYYNSSIKRIEGASQLAILPVMGYTLRF, encoded by the coding sequence ATGATGCTCATTGCCCTTGCCGGCCATCTCATGGCGCAGGTGCAGACCCAATCCGTGCGCGGCACCATCGTCGATGCCGACACCCGCCAGCCCTTGATCGGCGCCACCGTGATCCTGATCGGCAGCGACCCGCTGATCGGCGCCACCACCGACCTCGATGGCCGCTTCATGCTTGAGAAGGTCCCCGCAGGGCGCATCGCCCTTCAGGTGCGCATGCTCGGCTACGAGGAGCAGACACTCGCCAACCTCTTGGTGAACTCAGCCAAGGAACTGGTGCTCGATGTGCGCCTGCAGGAGTCGCTCGTGAAGCTTGAGGAGGTGGAGGTCAGTGGGAAGAAGGGCCACGGCGAAGTGCGCAACGACATGGCCGTGATGAGCGCGCGCAAGATCAGCGTGGAAGAGACCTCGCGCATCGCCGGAGGCATCAACGATCCTGCGCGCATGGTCACCGTTTTCCCCGGCGTATCGGGCGACCCCACGGGCAACAACACCATCATCGTGCGCGGCAACTCGCCCAAGGGCGTGCTCTGGCGCCTCGAAGGCATGGAGATCCCCAACCCCAACCACTTCGCCGACGATGGCACCACGGGCGGCCCCATCAACGTGCTCAACAGCGATGTGGTGGACAACAGCGATTTCTACACCGGCGCTTTCGCAGCCGAGTACGGCAACGTCACCAGCGCGGTCTTCGACATGAAGTTGCGCGACGGCAATGACCGCAAGCGGGAGTACACATTGAAGGCCGGCGTGCTCGGCACCGACCTCACCGCCGAAGGACCGGTTCCCGGTGTGCAGGGCGGCAGTTATCTGGCGAACTACCGTTACAGCACGCTATCGCTGCTCGATCAAGCCGGCATCGTCGATTACCAGGGTGTCCCGAAGTACACCGATGCCGCCTTCAAGCTCAAGCTCCCCACGGCCAAGGCCGGCACCTTCTCGCTCTTCGGCATCGGGGGGCGCAGCAGCATCGACCAGAAGGAGGAGAGCGAATTGGGCGATACGCTCTTCGCAACGGCCCAGTATGGGTCGCGCATGGGCGTCGCCGGCATCACGCATACGCTGCTGCTGGGAAGCAACAACTTCCTGTACACCACCGCCAGCCTCAGCGGCAACGGCAGCGGCGTGGACTACTTCGAATCGCCAGCGCCCGGCGAATCGCCGCTGGTGATGCGGCATGAGACCGACTTCGCCCGGACGACCTTGCGCGCTTCGACCACGCTCAATACGCGCATCAATGCCAGCCACAAGCTGCGCACCGGGGTCATCTTCTCGCTCGACCGCTTCCGGATGTACGCCAATACCTTCGATCGCGCCGATAGCGTGATGAAAGTGAACCTGGACCAGCGGGGCGAGGCGACGACCGTGCAGGCCTTCACCAGCTGGAAGTGGCGCTGGAACGAGCAGTGGAGCCTCACCAGCGGAGTCCACTTCCTGCATTATGCGCTCAATGGAGCCAGCAGCGTGGAACCGCGCGCCGCGCTCCGTTACCAGCGCACGCCTGCCCGTGCCTTCACCTTTGGCGCAGGCCTGCACAGCAAGACAGAGAGCCTGATGAACCATCTGGTGCGCACCACTGATGCCGAAGGCCGCACCGTGCAGCGCAACCGGGGCCTGGGCCTCAGCCGCGCGGCGCATGTGGTGCTCGGCTATGAGCAGCTCATCACGGAGGATGTGCAGTTCAAAGCCGAAGCTTACCATCAGTACCTCTATAGCCAACCCGTGGAGGATGCGGCAGGCAGCGCGTTCTGGCTCGGCAATACGCAGGAGTGGTACACCGACAAGCCGTTGGTGAGCAAGGGCATCGGCTATAATGCGGGCGTGGAGATCAGCATCGAGAAGTTCTTCACGCGCGGCTGGCATGCCTTGGCCACGCTCTCGGTATTCGAGTCGCGCTACCGCGCGGCTGATGGCACCTGGTACAACGCGCGCTTCGGCTTGGGCGCGGTGGCCAATGCGCTCGCAGGCAAGGAATGGAAGGTGGGCAAGGCCGATAAGGATAAGGTGCTCACCACCGGAGCACGCTACAGCGTGCAGGGTGGGCAATGGCAAACACCGCTTGATGCTGAAGCGAGCATCGCCGCTGGCTATGAGTTGGAGAGCACGGCGCTCATGAGCTTCAAGGGCGATCCCATCCACAAGCTCGATCTGGTGCTGGCATACCGCGTGGGCCGCGCCAAGGTGAGCCACGAGTTCAAGGCCGATGTGCAGAACGTGCTCAACGCGCAGACCGTGGTGTACTCCTACTACAACAGCAGCATCAAGCGGATTGAAGGCGCCTCGCAATTGGCCATCCTGCCCGTGATGGGGTACACGCTGCGGTTCTGA
- a CDS encoding transferase hexapeptide repeat family protein, which produces MLYEFNGYRPVVHPTAFVHPQAAVTGNVVIGADVYIGPGAALRGDWGEIVVKDGCNVQENCTIHMFPGVKVVLHPGAHIGHGAIIHGATIGPNCLVGMNAVIMDDVQLGEGCIVGALAFLPEGSIWEARQVIVGNPAKAVKAVSDEMLAWKSEGTRLYQSLPAQLHATLKPCEPLREVDRSRPPITAAYSTWKRTRS; this is translated from the coding sequence ATGCTTTACGAATTCAATGGTTATCGGCCGGTTGTGCACCCCACGGCCTTCGTGCATCCGCAAGCAGCGGTTACGGGCAACGTGGTCATCGGGGCGGACGTGTACATCGGTCCCGGCGCGGCGCTTCGCGGAGATTGGGGCGAGATCGTGGTGAAGGACGGCTGCAACGTGCAGGAGAATTGCACCATCCATATGTTCCCCGGGGTGAAGGTGGTGCTGCACCCCGGCGCGCACATCGGGCACGGCGCCATCATCCACGGCGCCACCATCGGACCCAACTGCCTGGTGGGCATGAATGCGGTGATCATGGACGATGTGCAGCTCGGCGAGGGCTGCATCGTAGGCGCTCTGGCCTTCCTGCCCGAAGGGAGCATCTGGGAGGCCCGGCAGGTGATCGTGGGCAATCCGGCCAAGGCGGTGAAAGCGGTAAGCGATGAAATGCTTGCTTGGAAGTCCGAAGGCACGCGTCTTTACCAATCACTTCCTGCGCAATTGCACGCGACGCTCAAGCCCTGCGAGCCGCTGCGCGAAGTGGATCGCAGCAGGCCGCCCATCACTGCGGCATACAGCACGTGGAAGAGAACGCGCAGTTGA
- the fabG gene encoding 3-oxoacyl-[acyl-carrier-protein] reductase produces MALLTGKTALITGGSRGIGRGIVERFLEEGADVAFTYVSSPDKANAVAEELKAKSGRLVLAIQSDAADFNSAQAAVDQVVAAWGRLDVLVNNAGITKDQLLMRMSEADWDAVIATNLKSVFNMTKAVMRTMLKQRSGSIINMSSVVGVKGNAGQANYAASKAGIIGFTKSVALELGSRSIRSNAIAPGFIETEMTGALDPKVVEQWREGIPLKRGGTPTDVANACVFLGSDLSSYITGQTLHVCGGMTT; encoded by the coding sequence ATGGCACTACTTACCGGAAAAACCGCCCTCATCACCGGCGGTTCGCGCGGCATCGGCCGCGGCATCGTGGAACGCTTCCTGGAAGAAGGCGCCGACGTGGCCTTCACCTACGTGAGCAGCCCCGACAAAGCCAACGCCGTGGCCGAGGAGCTGAAGGCGAAGAGCGGCCGCCTGGTGCTCGCCATCCAGAGCGATGCCGCCGACTTCAACAGCGCCCAGGCCGCCGTGGACCAGGTGGTGGCCGCCTGGGGCAGGCTCGATGTGCTGGTGAACAACGCGGGCATCACCAAGGACCAATTGCTCATGCGCATGAGCGAGGCCGATTGGGACGCGGTGATCGCCACCAACCTCAAGAGCGTCTTCAACATGACCAAGGCCGTGATGCGCACCATGCTGAAGCAGCGCAGCGGCAGCATCATCAACATGAGCAGCGTGGTGGGGGTGAAGGGCAACGCCGGACAGGCCAACTACGCCGCCAGCAAGGCCGGCATCATCGGCTTCACCAAGAGCGTGGCCCTGGAGCTCGGCAGCCGCAGCATCCGCAGCAACGCCATCGCCCCCGGCTTCATCGAAACGGAGATGACCGGCGCCCTCGACCCCAAGGTGGTGGAGCAATGGCGCGAAGGAATCCCCCTGAAGCGCGGCGGCACCCCCACCGATGTGGCCAACGCCTGCGTCTTCCTCGGCAGCGACCTCAGCAGCTACATCACCGGACAGACATTGCATGTGTGCGGGGGGATGACGACGTAG
- a CDS encoding DUF86 domain-containing protein produces the protein MALKEGKGWTELLDDPTNSRAIVRSLEVIGEAVKKLPHELRAKYPQVVWSDMAGMRDVLIHHYFGIDYDIVWGVLQNEIPTLSHELRRIIALEGG, from the coding sequence ATGGCCTTGAAAGAAGGCAAGGGCTGGACTGAATTATTGGACGACCCTACGAACAGCCGCGCCATTGTGCGCAGCTTGGAGGTGATCGGCGAGGCCGTAAAGAAGCTGCCACATGAATTGCGGGCTAAGTATCCGCAAGTGGTCTGGTCTGACATGGCCGGCATGCGCGATGTGCTGATCCACCACTACTTCGGGATCGACTATGACATCGTGTGGGGCGTGCTCCAGAACGAGATCCCGACGCTGAGCCATGAGCTCCGCCGCATCATTGCGCTTGAAGGCGGGTAG